TCCGCGACGCCCTCGGCGAGACTCTCGACCGAGCCCCCCGAGAGCTGTTTGCCCGACTGCATCTCCTCCGCGACGGGGACGTGCGCCAGAGCGCGCAGGGTCGATCTGACCTCGCCCTCGCGGTAGGCCTCCTCGTCGATGTCGGAGACCTCTCGCACCTCGGTGGAGTCGAAGTCGGCGGCGACCCGTCCCGCGTCCTTGGGCGTGACGCCGAAGACCTCCGAGTAGATCTTCACCCCCGCGGGGATCCCCAGGATCGGGGTGTCGACGTCGAGTTCGGAGAGCGTCTCGGCAACGTCGGTCGCGGTGCCGTCGCCCCCGGCGAAGAGGATCAGGTCGACGTCCGCCTCGACGAACGCGCGTACCCCCTCGCGGGTGTCCGTCGCCCCGGTCTCCGTTTCCGGGGGATCGTAGACGACCTCCGGCTCGAACCCCGCCTCGCTCGCCTCCTCCTCGCCCATCGGCGGGCCGCAGGTCAGGATGTGCGTCTCCGGCGCTCGCTCGCCCAGCGCGGAGAGCGCGTCGACCGCCCGTTCGGGTGCGCGCGGCTCCGCACCGAGTTCGCGTGCCTCCTCGACCACACCGTCGGTTCCCTTGAGCCCCACGCGGCCGCCCATCCCGGCGATCGGATTGAGGACGAACCCGAGTCGTCGCATGGGCGGGCTTCGGTCGGAGCGGTGAAAGTCCGTCCGGTGTCGGTCCCCCTCGCCGCGTCGACTCGGGAACGGTTAAGACGCCCCGATCTAGAGGGGGAACCATGATCCCGACGCTCGCCGGCCACGCCATCCCGCTCGCCCAGCACGAGACCTACCCGATCGAACTCGTCGCCGGCCTCGTTCTCCTGCTCTCGGTGGCGATCACCCTCGCGTGGGTCGCGTACCTCTACCGGTAGAAACGAACCGCGTCGGACGGTCCCGGTCGGTAGCTGGCCGGTCCGTCGGGCGGTCTCGAGAGGGCGCTCGTCTCCCGTCGTGGTCGCTGATTCGACCGCCTGCGCCGAGGACACCGACCACCCTCGACCGACGTTCGGTACCGATCCGAGACACCACACTCCCCGGGGAGCGACCGGACGGAGAACACGCGGGAACTCGCCGGGCGCTCCCGGCCAGTCCGTTCAGCAGGCAGGGAATCTATTACCCTGCTGGCACCCTCTTCTCACGAGGGACGAGAATGGAGGAACCGGACGAAGAGGCGGTCGAAGAGCCCACGACGAGCGAGGAGCAGGCGGAACGCGAGGCCACGTGGATGGCCAAGGAGTGGGCGTCGATCGGCGTGATCTCGATCCTCGCGGTGGTTCTGGTGGCGCTCGCGCTCTTACAGCTGACGGGCGTGGTCGACCTCTTGGCACCGATCGCGGACACCGAGATCGGCCAGTGGTCCGCGTTCGCCGTCCTCGCTCTCGTCGTCCTCGCGATCTTCCTCTGGAGCCGACGAGGGGTGTGAGGTCGGTCCGAGAGACGAACTCCGGGTAGCGATCGGTTATCTCGACTGGAGAATCGCCGAGGCGCCCGGTGAACCCTCCGCGAGACCCTACTGCGACCCGACGAGCGGTCACTCCTCCGGCTCCTCGACCACGTCGACCCGTTCGACCAGCCAGTCGACCGCCGCCTCGACCGCCGCCTCGTCGGTCCCCGAGACCTTCAGTCGAACCGTCTCGGAGGGGTAGCTCCCGATCGCCACGTCGAAGCGCTCGCGTACCTCCTCGATCCGATCGAGGAGCCCGCTCTCCGGTTCGCTCGTCACGACGCTCCGGCTGTAGGTGGCCTCGCCCTCGAACTCCGCCTCGATCGACTCGAACATCGCCTCCATCTCCGAGGGCACGCCGGGCAGCACGTAGACGTTCTCCACCACCGCGCCCGGCGCGACGCCCGCGTCGTTGTGGAGCGGGCGCGCGTCCGCGGGGAGGTCCGCGGTGCCCGTCGTCAGGTCGTCTCTGGCGTAGCCGCCCTCCTCGGTGAGCCAACGGAGCGCCTCTTCGTTCTCTTCGACCTCGATGCCGAAGGCGGCGGCGACGCCCTCCATCGTCAGGTCGTCATGGGTCGGTCCCAGCCCCCCGGTGGTGAGCACCGCGTCGTACCGTTCGGCGTACTCCCCGACCACGGCCGCGATCTCGTCGATCCGGTCGGGGATCACGGTCATCCGCTCGACGCGAACGCCTCGCGCACCCAGCCTGCCCGCGAGCCAGTTCGCGTTCGTGTTCAGCGTGTCCCCGGCGAGGATCTCGTCGCCGATGGCGACGACTGCGACCTTCATACCCCCGCTTCGAGCGGTCGGGAGAAAAGCGCGCCGACGGCGTCCCCTCGCTACCGCATTCCCGGCGGCGGGTCGTCCCGGTCGTCCTCGATGTCGATGTCGAGCCCGGCTTCCTCGCGCTTTCTCTGGAGCTCCTTGATCTGCTTTCTGACACGGGCGAGCGCGATCAGCGCCCCGGCCGAGGCGACGACGACCAGCCCGGTGAACAGGGTGACGTCGCGCTCCTGGTAGTAACGCAGGCTGATCGTGCTCGATCCGACCTCCTCCCAGGTAAGGTGGACCCGGTCGTCTTCGATCGTCTGCTCGTAGCCGCCCGGCCTGATCGTCCCGAGAATGAAGTTATCGGCACGGTAGCCCGGCGGGAGGACCACCTCGTAGGAGCCGGGGACCACGGTCCGAGTGTCGAAGTTCCGCGAGCGGGTGCTCCCGGTGTAGGCGAGTTTGCCGTCCTCGGCGGGGAGCTCGACCGTCACCGCCGTCCGGCTCTCGTCGACCTCGATCTCGCCGGAGTCGTAGTCGACGACCGTGCCGTCCTCGTACTGGAACCGGATCGACTCGACGGGGATCGGCCGGTCGTCGCCGTAGCGCGTCGACTGGTAGAGCAACACCGTCGACTGGTTCTCTACTCGATACACCGCGCGGTACTCCCCGTCACCGATCACGATCGTCCCGTCCCGGTCGCTCTCCCAGGGGTACTCCTCGGTCGGCTCCGCGGCCAGTCCGTCCTCGCTGGTGGTCGAGCCGAGACCCGCACACCCCGAGAGGATGAGTAGGACGGCGACCGCGAGCGTGGCCGTGAGCCGACGGTTCATGACTGCGGTATCACACACCGGAGTTCGGAGGGGAGGTGGTGTCCGATCGCCGCGAGCAGCCCCGGGGGGTCGGTTCCCTCTCGGCAGATCACGCTCTGTTCGAGCAGGCCGAGGCGCTCGACCGTGACGATGTCCTGGGCGTGACCCGCACGGTTCACCGTCGCCCGCACCTGCCCTCTGGTGGCGTTGTTCACGTTCACCCGGCCGGTGCCGCGGGTCCACTCGAAGAGCCGATCTCGCTCCTCGTCGGCGAGCCGTGGCGGGTCGTCCCAGACGAACCTCAGAGGGAGATGCTGGACGAGACCGAACCGTTCGACCAGCCGCTCGGGACTCCCCGGACCGAGGCCGAGTTCGTCGGTCGGGATCTCGATCTCGGTACCTGAATCGAGGACGAACCCGTCCTCGTCCCAGGACTCGAGCGTTCCGACGTACGTCTCGCCCTCTTCGAACCCCTCCG
This region of Halalkalicoccus sp. CGA53 genomic DNA includes:
- a CDS encoding DUF2110 family protein gives rise to the protein MVVLATKVTVHGEARRRALDGLGSLVADSIGDLEVSYEIGVRHDEFPTVTVTGEDSVVARNVLRERWGEISEGFEEGETYVGTLESWDEDGFVLDSGTEIEIPTDELGLGPGSPERLVERFGLVQHLPLRFVWDDPPRLADEERDRLFEWTRGTGRVNVNNATRGQVRATVNRAGHAQDIVTVERLGLLEQSVICREGTDPPGLLAAIGHHLPSELRCVIPQS
- a CDS encoding ATP-NAD kinase family protein gives rise to the protein MRRLGFVLNPIAGMGGRVGLKGTDGVVEEARELGAEPRAPERAVDALSALGERAPETHILTCGPPMGEEEASEAGFEPEVVYDPPETETGATDTREGVRAFVEADVDLILFAGGDGTATDVAETLSELDVDTPILGIPAGVKIYSEVFGVTPKDAGRVAADFDSTEVREVSDIDEEAYREGEVRSTLRALAHVPVAEEMQSGKQLSGGSVESLAEGVAEDVREGTTYVLAPGGTLGTIKETLGFSGSPLGVDVWRDGEVLARDASEAEILESLGEENVIVVSPIGGQGFVFGRGNHQLSPEVIRRCEVEVVASRSKLDTIGVLRADTGDPALDEELRGWWRVRVGRFERRMVQLV
- a CDS encoding DUF5803 family protein — translated: MNRRLTATLAVAVLLILSGCAGLGSTTSEDGLAAEPTEEYPWESDRDGTIVIGDGEYRAVYRVENQSTVLLYQSTRYGDDRPIPVESIRFQYEDGTVVDYDSGEIEVDESRTAVTVELPAEDGKLAYTGSTRSRNFDTRTVVPGSYEVVLPPGYRADNFILGTIRPGGYEQTIEDDRVHLTWEEVGSSTISLRYYQERDVTLFTGLVVVASAGALIALARVRKQIKELQRKREEAGLDIDIEDDRDDPPPGMR
- a CDS encoding competence/damage-inducible protein A yields the protein MKVAVVAIGDEILAGDTLNTNANWLAGRLGARGVRVERMTVIPDRIDEIAAVVGEYAERYDAVLTTGGLGPTHDDLTMEGVAAAFGIEVEENEEALRWLTEEGGYARDDLTTGTADLPADARPLHNDAGVAPGAVVENVYVLPGVPSEMEAMFESIEAEFEGEATYSRSVVTSEPESGLLDRIEEVRERFDVAIGSYPSETVRLKVSGTDEAAVEAAVDWLVERVDVVEEPEE